GCAGCGGTAACCCGGCAAAAAGAAATCGTACGTGAGCTACGGTGTCGGAGCAAGTATCCCTTAGCCCGCTGCGATTTTCCTTCGCGTATAGTTAGCTATCACAAGGTTACTGCCAGCAGCATCCGATTCGGCCAAGGCATGTCCGGAAAACTGCAACCGCGGTATTATTATGTCCACTGTTAAGGAACCGTGAAGACGACTGACGAACCGCGCAGAATTAGATGAATTGCGGGTGAACAGCGCGCGACTACGGTGATTTGCGGGCCGGATCGAGCTAATAATAGGATAAGCCTAACGACTCAAGCTTCTACAAAACAAAGACGCCATGTCGACATCCGCACCCGTTAAAAAAGCCCAAAATTTGTGGATCGTCGACCCGCGACTGGATTTGCTGTGGTTTATCGGAACGCCGGTGCTGCTCGTACCCGCATTTTTGCTGCTCACACAGGTCATGTCGCTGGAACGGTTGGCGATTTTGGTCGTGACCTTCGGCGCGGTCGGCCATCACCTTCCCGGAATGTTTCGCGCGTACGGCGATGCCGAACTGTTTCGTCGCTATCGCGTTCGATTCATTCTGGCCCCGATTTTCCTGCTCACCATTTCCCTGTTGTTCAGCTTCTACCGTCCCGACACCCTTACGGTTGTTGTCATCGCATGGGGCTATTGGCACTCGCAGGCCCAGATTTACGGTTTCCTGCGGATCTATGATTCGAAGGCGGGATTCACTGACGCTCGCTCTGCGCTCATCGACCGTTTCTTGTGTCTCACGTGGTTTGCGGGCGGAATCGTACTATCGACTGGCCGCATGACGGATTTCTTCTCCGTCTATTACCGAACGGGAGGGTCTGCCATCGACGCCGCCTGGGTCCGTGCGGCACAAAACTGCGTGCTTGGCCTGATGATGGTGTCGCTACTGGCTTATGTCGGCCACTTGTTGTTCGCAGTCCTTTCCGGTCGCCGCCCGAGTCTGGTGAAGCTGCTTACCATTGTGGTCAGCGTGAGCTTCTGGTGGTACTGCATGGTTGAAGTCTCGAATATCGTATTGGGCGTCGCGATGTACGAAGTGTTTCACGACGTGCAATACCTGGCGATTGTGTGGTACTTCAATCGGCGGCGCGCCTCGACAGAAAATTCCGGATGGTTGACGAAGGCTCTGTTCCAACCTCAGATGCGCTGCGTCTTTATCTATGTGGCCCTGGTGCTGACGTACGGTGCCGGAAGTTTGCTGACGAGGTCAATGGACCGCTCAACCGTGCAGACAATCCTCACGGCATTGTTTGTCGCGTCTGGACTTCTGCACTTCTACTACGACGGCTTTATCTGGCGACTGCGCGAACGCGCCACCAGCAGCATGTTGGGTGTAGCCGAGAACGCATCTGCCGTGCGACGAACGCTCAGTCGAGCTCCGTCGTGGTTTCCCCATGCGGCATTGTGGGGCGCGTTCGTTGTTCCGCTGGCAGTGCTGGGATTTTCTGAATCAGCCAGTGATGTGAATGCCCAGGTTGTCGCGACGCTGCCGGAAAGCTCGCTGGCTCACTACAACTTGGCAAAAGAACGACAAGCGGCTGAAAATCTGGCCGAAGGTGAGCGGCATGCTCAGAAGGCGGTCGGCATTCAGCCTTCGTTCGCCAAAGCCTGGACGCTGCTGGGTGAGATCCATCTGGCTCAGGGACGCATCCCATCCGCCGTCGAACACCTTCAGCGCGCCGTCAGCCTTGACGCTCACAGTGCCACGGCTCACTTTAATTTGGGCAACGCGATGATTCGCAATCGTCGCATTGACGCCGCCACAGATGCCTATCTGCGAGCCATCGAACTGGATCCCGAACTGGAATCGAGTTCCTACAACAACCTGGGAACCGCGCTGCAGGAATCTGATGCCGTCAAAGAAGCCGCGTTTGCGTTTGAGCGCGCAGTTGAAGCAGATCCCACTAACGTGAGTGCCCTGACCAATCTGGCCAACGCCGAGGCAAAGCTGGGGAAAACAGAATCCGCTATTCAGCGATTCCAGAAAGCTCTAACGCTGCAGCCGGAGGATGTGCCCGCATGGACGGGGCTTGTCAAAATGATGCTCACGAACAATCGGACGGATGACGCCGCGAATTACGCTCACGCCTTTGCGGAAGCCTGCCCGGATGTTCCTGAGTCGTGGACGATGCTGGGCATGTTGCATCTTGAGCAGAAAAACTTTGCGGCGGCGGAAACCGAATTTAGTCGCGCTATAACAATACAGCCGCAGCACTTCGCCGCTCAGTATGGCCTGGCAACCGTTTACTTTCGCGACCAGAGAACTGCCCAGTGTCGAGCAATCATCGATACATTAACCAGCAGCACCTCCCTGACCACCGTTCAACAGATGAGCGTCCAGCAGCTGAAAGCGAATCTCGACGCCCCCGCAAAGACGCAGTTGGAATAGCGGTTGTCGCCGCGTTCAGAGGAGGCTCGGGATCGACGGGCAGGTCGAG
This DNA window, taken from Fuerstiella marisgermanici, encodes the following:
- a CDS encoding tetratricopeptide repeat protein codes for the protein MSTSAPVKKAQNLWIVDPRLDLLWFIGTPVLLVPAFLLLTQVMSLERLAILVVTFGAVGHHLPGMFRAYGDAELFRRYRVRFILAPIFLLTISLLFSFYRPDTLTVVVIAWGYWHSQAQIYGFLRIYDSKAGFTDARSALIDRFLCLTWFAGGIVLSTGRMTDFFSVYYRTGGSAIDAAWVRAAQNCVLGLMMVSLLAYVGHLLFAVLSGRRPSLVKLLTIVVSVSFWWYCMVEVSNIVLGVAMYEVFHDVQYLAIVWYFNRRRASTENSGWLTKALFQPQMRCVFIYVALVLTYGAGSLLTRSMDRSTVQTILTALFVASGLLHFYYDGFIWRLRERATSSMLGVAENASAVRRTLSRAPSWFPHAALWGAFVVPLAVLGFSESASDVNAQVVATLPESSLAHYNLAKERQAAENLAEGERHAQKAVGIQPSFAKAWTLLGEIHLAQGRIPSAVEHLQRAVSLDAHSATAHFNLGNAMIRNRRIDAATDAYLRAIELDPELESSSYNNLGTALQESDAVKEAAFAFERAVEADPTNVSALTNLANAEAKLGKTESAIQRFQKALTLQPEDVPAWTGLVKMMLTNNRTDDAANYAHAFAEACPDVPESWTMLGMLHLEQKNFAAAETEFSRAITIQPQHFAAQYGLATVYFRDQRTAQCRAIIDTLTSSTSLTTVQQMSVQQLKANLDAPAKTQLE